A genomic segment from Salvia splendens isolate huo1 chromosome 13, SspV2, whole genome shotgun sequence encodes:
- the LOC121760640 gene encoding uncharacterized protein LOC121760640, whose product MEDSYLSRDNDDPDQTQNDLNKGRVARKMKIDRTRRSWSPREEEVLLSTMKGLIVTGWKADNGFRGGYLSRIMEALKREFPRTDLKTSPHITSKISQWKKSYNSLCGILGRSGVGFNLHNDYKIDYDDDQWEQIIKADKEARNMRFKSWPMWDAWKEIFGKDRAVGTTAADLGEMSKEVCSTGVPFLENRDSEYVASTGAPFGANPQNTKSSPQGLDQTASDNDNETQSAQKKNKKRKVVDRSDILLEMLAKSNEDINSRLDKLTNRIGYEFDVSKARNEVFPILGDIQGLTIGQQLDAARIILEKVQRLDLFMSLPEAFRHTYVVRMLEKHT is encoded by the exons ATGGAAGACTCCTACCTATCCCGTGACAATGACGATCCAGATCAGACTCAAAATG ATCTAAACAAGGGGAGGGTGGCACGCAAAATGAAGATTGATCGTACTCGTAGAAGTTGGTCTCCTCGTGAAGAGGAGGTGCTGCTGTCAACCATGAAGGGCCTCATTGTCACTGGATGGAAAGCGGATAACGGTTTCCGTGGCGGCTACCTGTCTCGTATTATGGAGGCGTTGAAGCGTGAATTCCCTCGTACTGACTTGAAGACAAGCCCCCATATCACATCCAAGATTTCCCAATGGAAAAAAAGTTACAACTCTCTTTGTGGAATCCTCGGACGAAGCGGTGTAGGCTTCAACCTGCATAATGACTACAAGATTGACTATGACGACGACCAGTGGGAACAAATCATTAAG GCGGATAAGGAAGCCCGCAACATGCGTTTCAAGTCATGGCCTATGTGGGATGCATGGAAGGAGATATTTGGAAAAGATCGTGCTGTAGGCACTACTGCTGCGGATCTGGGTGAAATGTCTAAAGAAGTTTGTTCAACTGGTGTCCCATTCCTTGAAAATAGAGACAGTGAGTATGTTGCAAGTACTGGTGCACCTTTTGGTGCCAATCCACAGAATACTAAGAGCTCTCCTCAAGGCTTGGATCAAACTGCAAGTGACAATGATAATGAAACTCAGTCAGCtcagaaaaagaataagaagcGTAAGGTTGTTGATAGGTCTGATATCCTTCTGGAGATGCTTGCTAAAAGCAATGAAGACATTAACTCAAGGCTTGATAAGTTGACCAATAGGATTGGCTATGAGTTTGATGTTAGCAAAGCAAGGAATGAAGTTTTTCCAATTCTCGGAGATATTCAAGGCCTCACTATTGGGCAGCAGCTTGATGCCGCTAGGATAATTCTTGAGAAGGTGCAGCGCTTGGACTTGTTCATGTCTCTTCCGGAAGCTTTTCGTCATACGTACGTGGTGCGTATGTTGGAGAAGCACACCTGA
- the LOC121762515 gene encoding uncharacterized protein LOC121762515, with the protein MAKKRKSEATRLDEVDRGMYTTFCSAANSLSHLYTHAMHQQRLSFQAGERHSMDKLYNWILRQQEHGIRVTSGDILAYLQNELDYGTEEPPPSPRLPLQQPQTNNLMQLPQTGLPVSSNSFGPATVGQGLRVGNSDQSKNSVFSNALSSPVRRTLQHYHLSQGGFSSNNAIRNNENSTNQNRDTNPSSNDTSMDMHSDSPGHDSPY; encoded by the exons ATGGCCAAGAAGAGGAAATCCGAAGCCACGCGCCTCGATGAGGTCGATCGAGGGATGTACACCACTTTCTGCAGCGCGGCCAACTCCCTCTCCCACCTCTACACGCACGCGATGCACCAGCAGCGCCTCTCCTTCCAAGCGGGTGAACGCCACTCGATG GATAAGCTTTACAATTGGATATTAAGACAGCAAGAGCACGGAATTAGAGTAACGAGTGGCGACATACTCGCATATCTGCAG AACGAACTTGATTATGGAACAGAAGAACCTCCCCCATCCCCAAGGCTCCCCCTGCAGCAACCACAGACTAATAATTTAATGCAGTTACCTCAAACAGGACTTCCCGTATCTTCTAATTCATTTGGTCCTGCAACTGTTGGACAAGGACTTCGCGTAGGAAATTCAGATCAAAGTAAGAATTCTGTGTTTTCAAATGCTCTCTCTAGTCCAGTGCGTCGGACTCTCCAGCACTATCACTTATCACAGGGAGGTTTCTCCTCGAACAATGCCATACGGAATAATGAGAACAGCACCAATCAAAACAGAGACACCAACCCTAGTTCCAATGACACATCGATGGATATGCATTCCGACAGTCCAGGTCATGACTCTCCCTACTGA